Genomic DNA from Chlorocebus sabaeus isolate Y175 chromosome 6, mChlSab1.0.hap1, whole genome shotgun sequence:
GACATTGTTCTAGGCGCCGGGTAAACAGAAGGGAGCAATACAAAGCCCTGCCTGATGGAGCTGACATCAGGAGGAGGAGACAGACAGCAGACACAGAGCCATACCGTGCCAGGTGGAGATAAGTGCTGGGAGAGAAATCAGGTAGGGTtaggggagaaaaaaggaaggggacggggccagcctgagcaacgtggtaaaaacctgtctctacaaaaacaaaacaaaacaaaagttagccaagcatggtggtgcacacctgtagtcccagctatagctactctggaggctgaggtgagagaatcgcttgagcctaggaggcagaggttgcagtcagctgagattgcaccactgcactccagcctgggcgacagaatgagactccatctcaaaaaaaaaaaaaagtaggcgtGATGTATGTGAGGATCAGCAAGGAGGCCAGCGTGGCTAAAGCCAGGTAACCCACGAGGGCGGGATGGGAGCTGAGGTCAGGGAGGCAATGGGGGCAGATCGTGCGGGGCCCTAGAGGCCTCAAGGACTTTGCCTTTACCCTGAGTGAGGTGGGAGTCACAGGACGGTTTGAGCATAGAAACAATATCCgacttgtatttttttaaacaattatattgCGATATACagccgtgcacggtggctcatgcctgtaatcccagcactttgggaggccgaggcgggcagatcatgaggtcaagagatcgagaccatctggccaacatggtgaaaccccgtctctactaaaaatacaaaaattagctgggcatggtggtgggcgcctgtagttccagctactcaggaggctgagggtagAGAATGACtccaacccgggaggcagaggttgcagtgagccaagatctcgccactgcactccagcctgggcagctgagtgggactccatctcaaaaaaaaaaaaaaaaaaagaaacaaaaaaagatatacatatatatggcgATATAATTTCCATACTATACAATCAACTCAGGGTACaatttgcttgagcccaagagtttgagaccagcctgaggaacacagtgagacctcatctctacaaaaaaataaaattaacctggtgtggagtcgcacatctgtggtcccaccagctcaggaggctgagatgggaggatcgcttaagctgAGGAgacgaaggctgcagtgagccgagatctcacccctacattccagcctgaatgacagagtgagactccgtctcaaaaaaataaaattcaaggtcGAGCACGggagctcacgcctataatcccagcactttgggaggccaagttgggtggatcacgaggtcgagagactgagaccatcctggctaacacggtgaaaccctgtctctactaaaaatacaaaaaaattagccaggtgtggaggcgggcgcctgtagtcccagctactcgggaggctgaggcaggggaatggtatgaaccagggagacggagcttgcagtgagccgagatcgcaccactgcgctccagcctgggcgacagagggagactccatctcaaagaataaaaaaaaaaattaaaattaaaaataaagtgtacagggccaggtgcagtggctcatgcctgtaatcccagcacttttgggaggccaaggcaggcggatcacgaggtcaagagatcgagaccatcctggctaacatggtgaaacactgtgtctactaaaaatacaaaaaattagccgggcgtggtggcgggcacctatagtcccagctattcgggaggctgaggcaggagaatggcatgaacccaggaggtggagcttgcagtgagctgagatggcgccactgcactccaacctgggcgacagagcaagactccatttcaaaaaaaaaataaagtgtacaattcaatggtttgtagtatattcagagttgtgcaaccattgccacgatcaattttagaacattttcatcactccataAAGAAACCCTGCACTTCTTAGCCATCCCCAATCTCCCATCTTCCCCaccttcccccagctcctggcagccactcatctactttctgtttctatagatttgcgttttggtttttttgtttttttgggttttctttgttttttgagacagagtttcgctcttgttgcccaggctagagtgcaatgaagcaatctcagcttaccacaacttctgcctctcgggttcaagcaatactcctgcctcagcctcctgagtagctgggattacaggcatgcgccaccatgcccagctaactttgtgtttttagtagagacaggatttctacacattggtcaggctggtctcaaactcccgacctcaggtgatctgcccacctcggcttcccaaagtcctgggattacaggcatgagccaccgcacctggcctattttttatttttgagacagtctcgctctgttgcccaggctggagtgcagtatcgtgatcttggctcactacaacctccaccttccaggttcaagcaattgtcctgcctcagcctccccagtagctgggattacaggtatatgccaccatgcccggctaattttttgtatttttagtagagatggggtttcaccatgttggccaggctggtcttgaagtcctgacctcaggtgatccacccactttggcctcccaaagtgctgggattacaagcatgagccaccaaatttgcctattttggacatttcatataaatggccCCTATGATCTGTGGTTCTTTGTGAGTAGCTTGTTTCCTGTAGCCTAACTGACTTGTATTTTAGTTGGACCTCTCAGGGTGCTGGTGGAAAAAGATACTGTCAGGGACAGGGGTGGAAGCAGAGAGCCCTCAGGGAGGAGATGACCACAGTGGTCCTGGTGGGAGATGCTGGTGGTTGGACCAGGGTGGGAACCATTGAGAAAGAAGTTGGATGTATTTAATTTGAAGGCAGAGACGATAGCTTCTGTATGCGAATGGTGTCTtagtaaacaaaacagtgaaGGTGTTTAacctgagcagctgggaggaTGGAGCTGCATCAGCTGAGATGGGGGTGGCTGAGGGAGGAGCAGGTTGGGGGAGGATCAGAAGCCCAGCTCTGAGCAAGTGAGTTTGGGGCGTTTTTAGACAATGAAGAGTGCACAGCTGGAGACAGGAGTCTAGAGCCCAGGCAGAGGTTCAggctgagcccaggaagctgggaGCCCCTGTATGCAAACTGTTCAAGCCCATGAGCGTGAATGAGACCCCAGGTGAGTACAGGCTGAGGAAGCCTACCAGGCTGGAGGCTGAACTGGAAAATCCTGCTGTCCTGGTTGGAGAGAGTCTCAGGGAAGTGTCCATCAGTGCCCAGCCACCCCCAGCTCTCTCCCAGGCCCCTCTCTCACCTCCTTAGGATCCAGCAGTGTGGTGCGGTATCCAGATAGTTCAGAGCCTCATCAAATGTTGGCCCttgtccgggcgcagtggctcacgcctgtaatcccagaactttgggaggccgaggcaggtggattgcttgaggtcagaagtttgagaccaacctggccaacatggcaaaaccctatctctacgaaaaatacaaaaatttagccgggcgaggtggcgcctgcctgtagtcccagctgcttgggaggctgaggcaggataatcatttgaaGCCGTAAGATGAAGGTGgaagtaagccgagatcgcgccactgcactccagcataagctacaaagtgagactctgtctcaaaaaaaatttaaaaattagaaaaactgtTGGCTCTTACTGTCAGTGAGATGGGAGCTGCCTGGCCCAGCAAGGGACTTCCAGGACCTGCTTCCACTAAAGCTGGCACGACTGCCTGTCCTCTGGGTACAAAGACTGGCCTGCCATGGAGCTTCTCTTCCAAGGCGTGATCTGACGTAGGTTTTAAAAGGATCAttctggggccaggcgcggtagctcacacctgtaatcccagcactttgggaggccgaggcaggcagatcacttgaggtcaggagtttgagaccagactggccaacatggtatggtgaaagcccatctctactaaaaatacaaaaagtagccaggtgtggtggcaggcacctgaaatctcagctactcaggaggctgaggcaggataatcgcttgaacccaggagttggaggttgcagtgagccaagatcataccactgtactccagccagggtaacagagcaagactgtcttggGGCTGGGGGGCGGGGGGTAGGAAGGATAGTTCTGGGTTCGGGTAGAGAGGAGGttagggaaggaggggggaaaggggAAATCAAGGCAGCATTGAGGGTCACTCACCCCTTGCCTGCATTTCTCTCTCTACAGATACATCAGCCCACAGCAAGGGGGGCTCCAGCAGCCCAGAGCCATGGGCCCGGCCCTCCTGCACTCCCCAGGAAGGGGGCTGCCCACGGCCCAAGGAGCGTGAGTCCCCACCCCCTTCAGCCCTGCAGCCGGTCCAGCTGCCTCGCCTGGCCTTGtctccaccacccccagcccctccactGCCACCCCCACCGCCACTGGCCCAAGTGGCACCCTCgccccctagccccccaccccctcctcgGCCTCCGCCCACGCTCTCGGCCTCAGACCCCTCCCTGGACTTCCTGCGGGCCCAGCAGGAGACTGCCAACGCCATCCGGGAGCTGGCCGGCACCCTTCGACAGGGACTGGCCAAACTGAGCGAGGCCCTGAGCGCTCTGCTGCCCCTTCTCCCAGGAACCTCAGTCgactccctgcccccacctctgcccccacccccacccccacccccacccccacctcccaggcccgTCCTGCCCCCACCAGCCCCCAAGGTGGAGATCACCCCAGAGCCCGTGTCTGTGGTGGCTGCTGTGGTGGACGGGGCAGTGGTGGCAGCCAGGGGAGTGATCATTGCCCCAAGGAGCGAGGAGGGGGCGCCCCggccacccccagccccactcccTCCACACGACTCCCCGCCACACAAGCGGAGAAAAGGTTTCCCTACACGCAAAAGGCGCGGCCGGTGGAAATCTCCGTGAAATCTACTATCTATGCTCCTGCCTGCACCCCCTCTCCCCAGCTTGGCGCAGTCGAGGGGGGCGATGCTCTCTGCCCATCCCAGCTGCACCCTAGCTCCCTGCTCCAGGGATGTGAGCACCCACTCCCTGTGCTAGTTAGTGCCTGATTCTCTGGGGGGGCCTCAGTAATGGGCCCCACCAACCCCTTTCTCTGGTACAGTGCTGTCTGCCTGGCTGCCTCCCTTAACCCTGACTTCTAAGCCATCGAtttcatgttatttattattgccctatgtggggtggggagggaaccTCTCGGGTCTGCACATCTCCCCTTCCCTAACAGTTCCTGTTCTTGACTTGAAGAGAATTGACCCGTGGGGGACTCCCCACCTGCCCAACCCAGACTTTGGAGCGGGTGGGAGTTGTGAGACAAATCAAAATATGGATGACAAAGAGGATATAGCCGTGTATACCCCAGGGAGAGGAGGCACTGAGTTCTAATGGGAGAGGTATAGGTTGGGTTCTCTGCCTACCATTGCTGTCTCTGACTTCCGGAGCTCAaccccctcccttctcccagtGGTGACAAGAtatcaataaacatatttttaatacaattacTTGAGGCTCTGTCTGAGACAGGCCTGGGGGACCAGCATCTACACCTGCCCCGCCCCCTCCACAGGTAGGCAATTGGGAGGCTAGTGgttttccagctttttttttttttttttttttaattcttaaagccATCAAGTCTTGTGTTTACATGAAATCTTCCTACTCATCCTTTAGATACCAGTCTAAATGTCACCTCCAGGGGAAAGTCCTAGATTCCTTCCCAAGGCTAACATGGGTTTGCCTCTTAGAGTCTCTCTCAGTGTCctgtggttctttttcttttctctttgcttttcttatttctggttttttgttttgttttgttttgagacaggatctcgctctgttgccccggctggagtgcagtgacacgatcacagctcactgcagcctcaacctcccaggctcaagcaatcctcctacctcagcctcccaagtagctgggaccacaggcatgtgccaccatactcagctacttgttttatttttctagagatggggttttcctgtgttgtccaggcaGATCTCAAAACTCATGGGCTctggcagtcctcccacctcagcctcccaaagtgctgggattacaagcatgagccaccacacacagctgggTTCTTTTTCATAGTGTCTTTAAATGAACACAGGCCTTTATCTATTTAAGGCACATTTGCCCCATAATGTCATGAAGGCAGGAACTGGTTCTTTTACTCTGCTGCAGGGCCAGGTAACAAAATAGATAATCACCACCACTCTGGACTCAGACGTGGCTCAAGTGCTGGTGCTGCCCTGGCCAACTGTGTAACCATTGACTTCCAGTGTCCTTACCTGTAGAATGGGCATAAAGATCTCAGAGTCTTTCTTCCTATAATtagattatccttttttttttttttttgagatggagtctccctctgttgcccaggctggagtgcaatgacgcagtcttggctcactgcaacttctgcctcctgggttcaagtgattctcctgcctcagcttcccaagtagctgggactacaggcgcatgccactacacctggctaatttttttatttttacttagttttttttttttttgagatggagtcttgcatctgtcccccaggctggagtgcagtggtgtgaacccatctcctgggttcatggaattctcctgcctcagcctcctgagtaactgggattacaggtgtgtgccaccacacctggctaatttttgtattttttagtagagatggggttttaccatgttggccaggctggtctcaaacccctgacctcaagtgataggcctcccaaagtgccgggattataggagtgagccattgccaccgcccggcctaattttttagtagagacaaggtttcaccacattggccagtctggtctcgaacttctgacctcaagtgatccgccctcctcggcctcccaaagtgctaggattacaggcatgagccaccatgcctggccaggaaagCTTTTCCGGACACACGCTCCCCACAGCAGTCATCACAAATTTTAGTTCATCATTTGAGTAAATTTAGTATCTGCCTCCATCACCAGGCTGGGGCTTCTCAGGGGCAAGGCTTAAGCCTGTCTCAGTCACTGCTATGTCCCCAGCATTGCCCACCACGGAAGAGGGGTTGAATATTTGAATAACTGTCCAGCTTAAAAACAACTTCCATTTATGGCACTTTTCTGTGCCAAGCACCAAGCTAAGCATTTATATGCATGTTTGCATTCAATCTGAAGGTACCCAAATAAAAACAGACGCAAGGGGGTCTCCATTTTTTCCAAGAAGTTTagagacttgcccaaggccacagctGGTCAGAGGCCAGTCCAGTCCACCTGAAGGCTGACTCTGGCCAGAAGTCTTAAC
This window encodes:
- the MYPOP gene encoding myb-related transcription factor, partner of profilin, whose product is MASAAAGEAEETTRLRKPRFSFEENQILIREVRAHYPQLYGAQSRRVSVAERRRVWDGIAAKINGITSWKRTGQEVQKRWNDFKRRTKEKLARVPHSTQGAGPAAEDAFSAEEETIFAILGPGVAGPGAGAGAEEPPAAPSSQPPPPSACPQRYVLSEDRREDRRADTSAHSKGGSSSPEPWARPSCTPQEGGCPRPKERESPPPSALQPVQLPRLALSPPPPAPPLPPPPPLAQVAPSPPSPPPPPRPPPTLSASDPSLDFLRAQQETANAIRELAGTLRQGLAKLSEALSALLPLLPGTSVDSLPPPLPPPPPPPPPPPPRPVLPPPAPKVEITPEPVSVVAAVVDGAVVAARGVIIAPRSEEGAPRPPPAPLPPHDSPPHKRRKGFPTRKRRGRWKSP